In one window of Musa acuminata AAA Group cultivar baxijiao chromosome BXJ3-2, Cavendish_Baxijiao_AAA, whole genome shotgun sequence DNA:
- the LOC135631343 gene encoding uncharacterized protein LOC135631343 translates to MAAAVGREEGEEDEQGRKKRLWPWLRLRLQQCSGKEEKERKKKRKEKGRREEGEEGAAAAAMATAVGREGEEDEQGRKKRLQPWLWPQLQQCSWERRKGKDEEEKGEERKRRRGGSCGSGSCSWKRRRRNRAGEEEEAAVVVAVAMAATATAVVAVGKEKKRKWENRGCGRDCGRSGSDCVCSSYVCERRGGRRQCGGRGSNYGSGSGGGCGSCV, encoded by the coding sequence atggcagctgcagttggaagagaagaaggagaggaagatgagcaggggaggaagaagaggctgtggccgtggctgaggctgcgactgcagcagtgcagcgggaaagaagagaaggaaaggaagaagaagagaaaggaaaagggaagaagagaggaaggggaagaaggggctgcggctgcggcgatggcaactgcagttggaagagaaggagaggaagatgagcaggggaggaagaagaggttgcagcCATGGCTGTGGCCgcaactgcagcagtgcagctgggaaagaagaaaaggaaaggatgaagaagagaaaggggaagagaggaagaggagaaggggtggcagctgcggcagtggcagctgcagctggaagagaaggagacgaaatagagcaggggaggaagaagaggctgcggttgtggtggctgtggccatggctgcgactgcgactgcggtagttgcagttgggaaagaaaaaaaaaggaaatgggAAAATAGGGGCtgtggacgggattgcggccgcagtggcagtgattgcgtatgcagcagctatgtctgtgaaagaaggggaggaagaaggcagtgtggTGGAAGGGGCAGCAActacggcagcggcagcggcggtggttgtggcagctgcgtttag